One part of the Gossypium raimondii isolate GPD5lz chromosome 1, ASM2569854v1, whole genome shotgun sequence genome encodes these proteins:
- the LOC105786121 gene encoding MYB-like transcription factor EOBI: MRAAMPPINTKNMSTPLEEESELRRGPWTLEEDTLLTHYIARHGEGRWNMLAKCAGLKRTGKSCRLRWLNYLKPDIKRGNLTPQEQLLILELHSKWGNRWSKIAQHLPGRTDNEIKNYWRTRVQKQARQLNIESNSQRFLDAVRCFWMPRLVQKVEQASPSSSSSSSSSYLKEMCTQSSVPSQLSSCCTVPSFPTVSPLANKTTDISNSSSVTTQNICPTDSINNISDQTEIPQHLTGSNVYGHTTLDQCYNIDSNDYGMEGISFASMSGVGFYEGTPSEGNWMCNEMSDDLWNMDDIWQLRSI; encoded by the exons atgAGAGCAGCTATGCCTCCTATTAATACAAAGAACATGTCTACTCCTCTAGAAGAGGAGAGTGAGCTGAGAAGAGGACCATGGACCCTTGAAGAGGATACTCTCCTAACACATTACATTGCTCGTCATGGAGAAGGGCGTTGGAATATGTTGGCAAAATGTGCAG GTCTCAAGAGAACTGGTAAAAGTTGCAGGCTAAGGTGGCTGAATTATTTAAAACCAGACATTAAGCGTGGAAACCTGACTCCCCAAGAACAGCTCTTGATTCTTGAACTTCATTCCAAATGGGGAAACAG GTGGTCGAAAATTGCACAGCATCTTCCTGGAAGAACTGACAATGAGATCAAGAACTACTGGAGAACAAGGGTGCAAAAACAGGCACGCCAACTGAATATCGAGTCCAACAGCCAGAGATTCCTTGATGCGGTTCGATGTTTTTGGATGCCAAGATTGGTTCAAAAAGTGGAGCAGGCCTCAccttcttcctcctcctcctcctcttcttcttACTTGAAAGAAATGTGCACCCAAAGCTCAGTTCCTTCTCAATTATCTAGCTGCTGCACAGTCCCTTCATTCCCAACAGTTTCCCCACTTGCAAACAAAACCACAGacatttcaaattcaagttCAGTCACCACCCAGAACATTTGTCCCACAGATTCCATCAACAATATTTCAGACCAAACTGAAATTCCCCAACACCTAACAGGTTCCAACGTATATGGCCATACAACTCTTGACCAATGTTACAATATCGACAGCAATGATTATGGCATGGAGGGTATCAGCTTTGCATCTATGTCAGGTGTAGGCTTCTATGAAGGAACCCCATCTGAAGGCAACTGGATGTGTAATGAGATGAGTGATGATTTGTGGAACATGGATGACATATGGCAGCTTAGATCTATATAA
- the LOC105786122 gene encoding GTP-binding protein ERG — translation MNTTKKALTAVTHLTSIYPRRLHTFHHHRHYHHRLFYRLFSAQPQQRQDDSDDSHPNNSAISDFDSAQFSIPDALRTTPQQPTWDVHHRQRVERIFSNGDLRHRKVKEEEEEEESRRRILAKALLEAALEGPDEDADQDQEVKEEDQKSLSVGIIGAPNAGKSALTNFMVGTKVAAVSRKTNTTTHEVLGVMTKGDTQICFFDTPGLMLNRSGYLHKDMKVRVESAWSSVNLYDVLMVIFDVHRHLTKPDSRVIRLIKRMGEEPNPKQIRILCMNKVDLIEKKKELLKVAEQFKDLPGYGRIFMISGLKGSGVEDLTKYLMEQAVQRPWDEDPITMSEEVMKNISLEVVRERLLDHVHQEIPYGIDHRLVDWKELRDGSLRIEQHFITSKMSQRKILVGKNGSKIGRIGIEANEELRSIFKREVHLILQVRVKT, via the exons ATGAATACAACAAAGAAGGCTTTGACAGCAGTCACACATCTTACTTCAATTTATCCTCGCCGACTACACACCTTCCACCATCACCGCCATTATCATCACCGCCTATTTTATCGTTTATTTTCAGCCCAACCACAGCAACGCCAAGATGATTCGGACGACTCCCACCCTAACAACAGCGCTATCTCTGACTTTGACAGTGCCCAATTCTCCATCCCCGATGCCCTCAGAACTACCCCTCAACAACCTACCTGGGATGTCCACCATAGGCAACGAGTTGAGCGGATATTCTCCAACGGCGATCTCCGCCACAGAAAAGTtaaagaagaggaagaggaagaggagaGCAGGAGAAGGATTCTTGCAAAAGCCTTGCTTGAGGCAGCCTTAGAGGGCCCAGACGAGGATGCCGACCAGGACCAAGAGGTCAAGGAAGAGGACCAGAAGTCTCTCTCCGTTGGGATAATTGGCGCCCCTAATGCTGGAAAGTCAGCCCTTACTAATTTTATG GTTGGGACTAAGGTTGCTGCTGTGTCACGGAAGACAAACACAACCACACATGAAGTTTTAGGGGTCATGACTAAAGGGGATACCCAAATT TGCTTTTTTGATACCCCTGGACTCATGTTAAATAGAAGTGGATATCTTCACAAAGATATGAAGGTTCGCGTTGAGAGTGCCTGGAGTTCAGTTAATCTCTATGATGTGCTCATGGTTATTTTTGATGTCCATAGGCATCTTACAAA GCCTGATTCAAGGGTGATAAGATTAATCAAACGTATGGGAGAAGAACCGAATCCTAAACAAATACGGATTTTATGCATGAATAAGGTAGATTTGatagagaaaaagaaggaattGTTGAAGGTTGCTGAGCAGTTCAAAGATCTTCCTGGCTATGGAAG GATTTTCATGATCTCAGGATTGAAGGGCTCTGGAGTAGAAGATCTTACTAAATATCTCATGGAACAG GCAGTTCAAAGGCCTTGGGATGAAGATCCTATCACAATGAGTGAAGAAGTCATGAAGAATATTTCATTGGAAGTTGTCCGGGAAAGGTTACTAGATCATGTGCATCAG GAAATCCCATATGGTATTGATCACCGTTTGGTAGACTGGAAGGAGTTACGAGATGGATCTCTGAGGATTGAGCAGCACTTCATTACCAGCAAAATGAGCCAGCGAAAGATTCTTGTGGGGAAGAATGGCTCAAAAATAGG GAGAATCGGGATTGAAGCTAACGAGGAGCTAAGGTCTATCTTCAAAAGGGAGGTGCATCTCATTCTTCAGGTTAGAGTTAAAACATAA